A genomic window from Pelagicoccus albus includes:
- the hisD gene encoding histidinol dehydrogenase produces the protein MADLAYSSRTFWDKLSAFCKSAEVPQTIVDTVSAILGEVRQGGGQGVAAALERIDGVKLHPEAFLISREEMKAAVRRLPKGDVQAIKDAVSSVREFHKHALPKSWTAKNAHGATIGERFYPLERVGLYIPRDLVSTVVMTASLAKLAGVKEIVAFTPCGENGKVNDGCLAAMYLSGVTEAYRFGGVMAIGAAAYGTETIRPTLKVYGPGNAFVVEAKRQVFGTVGVDLLPGPSELLVIADDHADPDFVASDLLAQAEHGSGREKIFLVSLSKEKTKAIRTAIREQMKSLPRKDAIKSVLKDGFFSVVVSDYEEAAAVANFVAPEHMELEVDPKQFNKLIKSINTAGAIMQGAWSATALGDFVAGPSHELPTGRSGRHFSGLQISDFMRRSSLVRYTESALGKAAKTVEAFARMEGLEAHGRSVSSRLGGKQ, from the coding sequence ATGGCAGATCTAGCCTACAGTTCACGGACCTTTTGGGATAAGCTATCCGCTTTTTGTAAATCAGCGGAAGTTCCGCAAACCATAGTCGATACCGTATCCGCCATTTTAGGCGAGGTGCGTCAAGGTGGAGGCCAAGGCGTAGCGGCCGCTTTGGAGCGGATTGACGGAGTTAAGCTGCATCCAGAGGCCTTTCTTATCAGCCGAGAGGAAATGAAAGCGGCCGTTAGGCGTCTTCCGAAGGGAGACGTGCAGGCCATCAAAGATGCGGTCTCGTCCGTCAGAGAGTTTCACAAGCACGCTCTACCAAAGTCTTGGACCGCGAAAAACGCCCATGGCGCTACGATCGGAGAGCGGTTCTATCCTCTGGAGAGAGTCGGGCTCTACATCCCTCGCGATTTAGTTTCGACCGTCGTTATGACAGCTTCTTTGGCCAAACTGGCTGGAGTTAAGGAGATCGTAGCGTTCACCCCTTGTGGCGAAAACGGGAAGGTGAACGATGGCTGTCTCGCTGCGATGTATTTGAGTGGAGTGACTGAAGCATACCGATTTGGTGGAGTGATGGCCATCGGTGCGGCCGCTTACGGCACAGAAACAATTCGTCCTACGCTTAAGGTCTATGGACCTGGCAACGCATTCGTAGTGGAAGCGAAGCGTCAGGTTTTTGGAACCGTAGGCGTCGATTTGCTTCCAGGACCGAGTGAATTGCTCGTTATCGCCGACGACCACGCAGATCCAGATTTCGTGGCCTCCGATTTGCTGGCCCAAGCCGAACACGGATCTGGTCGCGAAAAGATCTTTTTGGTTAGCCTCTCTAAGGAAAAGACGAAAGCGATTCGCACTGCGATCCGCGAGCAAATGAAAAGCCTCCCACGCAAGGATGCCATCAAGTCGGTTTTGAAAGATGGCTTTTTCTCGGTTGTGGTTAGCGACTACGAGGAAGCGGCTGCGGTTGCAAACTTCGTGGCTCCGGAGCACATGGAGTTGGAAGTAGATCCCAAGCAGTTTAATAAGCTAATCAAGTCGATCAACACGGCCGGAGCCATCATGCAAGGAGCTTGGTCTGCTACCGCTCTAGGCGATTTTGTTGCCGGGCCGAGCCACGAATTGCCGACGGGCCGCTCAGGCCGCCATTTCAGTGGGCTGCAGATCAGCGATTTTATGCGGCGCTCCAGCTTGGTTCGTTACACAGAATCTGCTCTCGGCAAAGCCGCGAAAACAGTAGAAGCCTTTGCTCGCATGGAGGGCTTGGAGGCTCATGGACGTTCTGTGAGCTCCCGTTTGGGAGGTAAGCAATGA
- the rpsD gene encoding 30S ribosomal protein S4, with product MARYTGPTTKISRRFGQPIFGSSKSLEKRNYPPGQHGPRLRRKQSEYSIGLGEKQKLRFMYGLMEKQFRRTFDRAKATRGVTGTIFLQLLETRLDSIVYNLGFTKTRKAARQFVNHGHICVNGQKVDIASFQVKVGDEIEVRNTTSSRQLATRNMEANRLRNVPDWMTRQDEAFRGVVNREPTREELEPSINEQLIVEFYSRF from the coding sequence ATGGCTCGCTATACCGGCCCAACTACAAAGATCAGCAGACGTTTCGGACAGCCAATTTTCGGCTCGTCGAAGTCTCTAGAGAAGCGCAACTACCCACCTGGACAGCACGGACCACGCCTCCGCCGTAAGCAGTCCGAATACTCGATTGGTCTAGGCGAAAAGCAGAAGCTTCGCTTCATGTACGGGCTGATGGAGAAGCAGTTCCGCCGTACTTTCGACCGTGCTAAGGCAACTCGTGGCGTAACTGGTACCATCTTCCTCCAGTTACTCGAGACTCGCTTGGATAGCATCGTGTACAACCTCGGTTTTACCAAGACTCGCAAGGCTGCTCGTCAGTTCGTCAACCACGGTCACATCTGCGTGAACGGACAGAAAGTCGACATCGCTAGCTTCCAAGTTAAAGTTGGTGACGAAATCGAAGTTCGCAACACCACTTCCTCCCGCCAGTTGGCTACTCGCAATATGGAAGCGAATCGTCTCCGCAATGTTCCGGACTGGATGACTCGCCAAGACGAAGCATTCCGTGGAGTCGTAAACCGCGAGCCAACCCGCGAAGAACTCGAGCCAAGCATCAACGAACAGCTGATCGTTGAGTTCTACAGCCGCTTCTAA
- the hisB gene encoding imidazoleglycerol-phosphate dehydratase HisB translates to MAEQRIASLKRETKETSIEAELNIDGSGIANVDTGVPFFDHMLTLFAGHGLFDLTVKADGDIEVDYHHTVEDVGIVLGDLFKQALGDKAGIVRYGFFILPMDECLTRVAIDLGNRPFLQYNVVSPTNYVRDFNIILIKEFCRAFSNTLGANLHIELEYGEEPHHIVESIFKCMARAIDAASLVDPRMEGRLPSTKGML, encoded by the coding sequence ATGGCTGAACAACGTATAGCATCCCTCAAGCGCGAGACGAAGGAAACTTCGATCGAGGCAGAGCTAAACATCGATGGGAGCGGTATTGCCAATGTTGATACGGGTGTACCTTTCTTCGATCACATGCTTACTCTATTCGCCGGCCACGGTCTTTTCGACCTGACGGTTAAGGCGGACGGAGACATCGAGGTAGACTACCACCACACTGTGGAAGACGTTGGGATCGTGCTTGGGGACCTATTCAAGCAAGCGTTGGGAGACAAGGCAGGCATCGTCCGCTATGGCTTCTTCATCCTTCCCATGGACGAGTGCTTAACTCGCGTGGCGATCGATTTGGGCAATCGGCCCTTTCTGCAGTACAATGTGGTTTCGCCGACTAATTACGTCCGCGATTTCAACATCATCCTGATTAAGGAATTCTGTCGCGCCTTTTCGAATACTTTGGGCGCTAATCTCCACATCGAGCTGGAATACGGGGAAGAGCCGCACCACATCGTAGAAAGCATCTTCAAGTGTATGGCCCGAGCAATCGACGCCGCCTCGCTCGTGGACCCGCGTATGGAAGGCCGCCTTCCATCGACCAAGGGTATGCTTTAG
- a CDS encoding VC0807 family protein, which yields MSDAPLPNKKPENFLVNIACNLALPILVLKYLSGEDRLGPVYGLVAALAFPVGYFFWDLAQRKNYNIISIFGFLNILLTGGIGLMEAEPKWVVLKETAMPLMIGILVLATANRKNSLLKTFLFNDQIFDVEKIQGHIDTPEKEVALASQFKVANWLLVASFLVSALLNFVLASYIVKSPGGTETFNQEIATLTWVSWLVITGPTMAILIFALWRLVKGLKTLTGLEFEGLLHEQHTQGK from the coding sequence ATGAGCGACGCTCCCTTACCGAACAAAAAGCCAGAAAACTTTCTGGTCAACATAGCCTGCAACCTAGCTCTCCCTATCCTGGTTCTAAAATACCTGAGCGGAGAGGACCGACTCGGCCCCGTCTACGGACTCGTCGCCGCCTTGGCGTTTCCAGTAGGCTATTTTTTCTGGGATCTGGCTCAGCGGAAAAACTATAACATCATCTCCATCTTCGGCTTCCTCAACATCCTGCTCACCGGCGGAATCGGGCTAATGGAAGCCGAGCCGAAATGGGTCGTCCTGAAAGAGACCGCGATGCCGCTGATGATCGGTATCCTAGTGCTCGCGACCGCCAATCGGAAAAACTCTTTGCTCAAGACCTTCCTCTTCAACGATCAGATTTTTGACGTTGAGAAAATCCAGGGCCATATCGACACACCGGAGAAAGAAGTCGCTCTCGCCAGCCAATTCAAGGTCGCGAACTGGCTCCTAGTCGCGAGCTTTCTGGTAAGCGCCCTACTCAACTTCGTCCTAGCGTCTTACATCGTAAAAAGCCCAGGGGGAACAGAGACCTTCAATCAAGAGATCGCCACCCTGACCTGGGTTTCCTGGCTCGTCATCACCGGACCTACCATGGCGATTTTAATCTTCGCCTTGTGGAGATTGGTCAAAGGGCTGAAGACCTTGACTGGCCTAGAGTTCGAAGGCCTGCTGCACGAGCAACACACGCAAGGCAAGTAG
- a CDS encoding citrate synthase gives MSKEAILKLEDQDLAFPIIEGTANEKAIDLRTLRAQTGYITFDEGFGNTGSCQSEITFINGEKGILRYRGYPIEQIAEKADFLDSAYLIIYGELPTEAERLRFSRDLIKTTNIDTRMVRQFEAFPPSAHPMSILTSMMGSLSSYYPELSTNDRVLDLENFDRSAASAISKVMTVAAMSYRISNGLPINYPRKDFGYAENFLHMMFSLPNDEYHAPKAVAEALDLILLLHADHEQNCSTSTVRMVGSSGANLFASITAGVCALWGPLHGGANMGVIKMLEAIHAEGDDGSRFIEEAKSGNSGKRLMGFGHRVYKNFDPRAKIIGKACERLLEALGTKDPCLEIARNLEQAALSDDYFVSRNLYPNVDFYSGIMMRAIGIPLDMFTVMFAIGRMPGWVANWHEVASAPKGKINRPRQIYQGPLERDLPGTYNRRG, from the coding sequence ATGAGCAAAGAGGCCATTCTCAAATTAGAGGACCAAGATCTCGCATTCCCAATTATTGAGGGAACAGCGAACGAGAAAGCAATCGATCTCCGTACCTTGCGGGCGCAGACCGGCTACATCACTTTTGACGAAGGATTCGGCAACACGGGTTCCTGCCAAAGCGAAATCACTTTCATCAACGGGGAGAAGGGGATACTTCGCTATCGCGGCTATCCGATCGAGCAAATCGCCGAGAAAGCAGACTTTTTGGATTCGGCTTACTTGATTATCTATGGCGAGCTTCCTACTGAAGCTGAGAGGCTTCGTTTCTCGCGTGACCTTATCAAGACAACCAATATCGACACGCGTATGGTGCGCCAGTTCGAGGCTTTCCCGCCGTCGGCTCACCCAATGTCCATCCTGACCTCCATGATGGGCTCGCTCAGTAGCTATTATCCTGAGCTTTCGACCAATGACCGTGTCTTGGACCTAGAGAACTTCGATCGTTCCGCGGCCTCAGCTATTTCCAAGGTCATGACCGTAGCGGCTATGTCTTACCGCATATCTAACGGCCTGCCCATCAATTACCCACGCAAGGATTTCGGCTACGCCGAAAACTTCCTGCACATGATGTTCTCGCTCCCTAACGACGAGTATCATGCTCCGAAGGCGGTTGCGGAAGCTCTCGATTTGATTCTTCTCCTGCACGCGGACCACGAGCAAAACTGTTCCACTTCTACGGTGCGTATGGTGGGCTCCAGTGGAGCCAATCTCTTTGCATCCATCACTGCGGGCGTTTGCGCCCTGTGGGGACCTCTCCACGGTGGAGCGAACATGGGAGTGATCAAGATGCTGGAAGCGATCCACGCGGAAGGTGACGATGGCAGCCGTTTCATCGAAGAGGCGAAGAGCGGAAACAGCGGCAAGCGCCTGATGGGCTTCGGTCACCGCGTTTACAAGAACTTCGATCCCCGTGCCAAGATAATCGGCAAGGCTTGCGAACGTTTGCTTGAAGCCTTGGGTACCAAGGATCCTTGCTTGGAAATCGCTCGTAACCTCGAACAGGCAGCCTTGAGCGACGACTACTTTGTCAGCCGTAACCTCTATCCAAATGTCGACTTCTACAGTGGTATCATGATGCGTGCGATCGGCATCCCGCTCGACATGTTCACCGTCATGTTCGCGATCGGCCGCATGCCAGGTTGGGTAGCCAACTGGCACGAAGTTGCCTCAGCACCAAAGGGTAAGATCAACCGTCCTCGCCAGATCTATCAAGGTCCACTCGAAAGAGATCTTCCAGGAACCTACAACCGTCGCGGTTAA
- the rpsK gene encoding 30S ribosomal protein S11: MSEENVKAEEEEAKDVSAEAPVEEELIGGVKKQPTAQDLLKEEIGDLKIRKAKGSKNVTTGIAKVSATFNNTIVTITDLKGNTISWASAGKMNFRGSRKSTAYAAQVVTQNAAKAAMAHGLKEVVIEVKGPGMGRDSAIRAFQTLGLEISSITDTTPIPHNGCRPPKRRRV; the protein is encoded by the coding sequence ATGTCTGAAGAAAACGTAAAAGCTGAAGAAGAAGAAGCTAAGGACGTCTCCGCGGAGGCTCCTGTCGAGGAAGAGCTGATTGGTGGTGTAAAGAAGCAGCCAACCGCACAAGACCTACTCAAGGAGGAGATCGGAGATCTCAAGATCCGTAAGGCGAAGGGCAGCAAGAACGTAACCACTGGCATCGCCAAGGTTAGCGCGACCTTCAACAACACGATCGTCACGATCACTGATTTGAAGGGTAACACTATTTCATGGGCTAGCGCCGGAAAAATGAATTTCCGTGGTTCCCGCAAGTCCACTGCTTACGCCGCTCAAGTCGTAACGCAGAATGCTGCCAAAGCCGCAATGGCTCACGGTCTGAAGGAAGTCGTCATCGAGGTGAAGGGCCCAGGTATGGGACGTGATTCCGCCATCCGCGCCTTCCAAACTCTCGGTTTGGAAATCTCTTCAATTACCGACACTACGCCGATACCGCACAACGGTTGCCGTCCACCAAAGCGTCGTCGCGTCTAA
- the rplQ gene encoding 50S ribosomal protein L17 gives MRHRKHRNQLGVKKEHREALLANLSTALIQHGRIKTTLKKAKALRPFVEKVITLAKKGSLHDRRIAISRVRDVAAVNELFEEKVEQFKERNGGYTRIYKIGTRRGDAAEMALIELIDADDEGYAKKSKPKAKKAEAPVAEEAPVVAEEATEGEAEKQEDEAK, from the coding sequence ATGCGTCACCGCAAGCATCGTAATCAACTCGGCGTAAAGAAGGAGCACCGCGAAGCTCTTCTCGCCAACCTCTCAACCGCCCTTATCCAACACGGCCGCATCAAGACTACCCTCAAGAAGGCGAAGGCTCTTCGTCCTTTCGTAGAAAAGGTAATCACCTTGGCCAAGAAGGGTTCCTTGCATGATCGTCGTATCGCGATTTCTCGCGTTCGCGACGTAGCGGCTGTGAATGAACTTTTCGAAGAAAAGGTTGAGCAGTTCAAGGAACGTAACGGCGGTTACACACGCATCTACAAGATCGGTACACGCCGTGGCGACGCAGCTGAAATGGCTTTGATCGAACTAATCGACGCAGACGACGAAGGTTATGCGAAGAAGTCCAAGCCCAAGGCTAAGAAGGCTGAGGCTCCTGTAGCGGAAGAAGCTCCAGTCGTTGCGGAAGAAGCAACCGAAGGTGAAGCAGAAAAGCAGGAAGACGAAGCCAAGTAA
- the hisC gene encoding histidinol-phosphate transaminase → MSSSSSPSGYALPHIQKLHGYTPGFQPKGDGWVKINTNENPYPPSPSVDEAIRAALGGSLRLYPDPRSEALRAEAAKLHGLEPEQVIFGNGSDDILNLLVRAFANESSAGYLLPSYSLYPVLCGIQDAGTVEVPFDRSMELPFEALAKLDAKILFITSPNAPTGVGFSNEDLARVIESFDGIVVVDEAYADFAEENATELLVKYRNLVVTRTFSKSYGLAGLRLGYAMADRDVIDVLDRVRDSYNVNQLTQAGGLAALKDQSYLRAIAAKICRTRDFYRAEWEKLGWFCYPSQSNFLFVEPRNAAGECGASVAQDLFEFFKENKILVRYFPSSPLTDSFLRISVGDEDQMLKVSETIEKWLNNV, encoded by the coding sequence ATGAGCTCATCCTCGTCGCCTTCTGGGTACGCGTTGCCGCATATCCAGAAGCTCCATGGCTACACCCCTGGCTTCCAGCCGAAAGGGGATGGTTGGGTAAAGATCAATACCAACGAGAATCCTTATCCTCCCAGTCCGTCTGTGGATGAAGCGATTCGGGCGGCTTTAGGCGGTTCTCTACGGCTTTATCCAGATCCCAGGAGCGAGGCTTTGCGGGCCGAGGCGGCGAAGCTCCACGGACTTGAGCCGGAGCAAGTGATTTTTGGAAATGGTTCTGACGATATCCTGAATCTCTTGGTGCGAGCCTTCGCGAACGAAAGCTCTGCCGGCTATCTTCTGCCCAGCTATTCGCTTTATCCGGTCCTTTGTGGTATCCAAGATGCGGGCACAGTGGAAGTGCCATTTGATCGTTCGATGGAATTGCCGTTTGAGGCTCTCGCTAAGTTGGATGCCAAAATACTCTTCATAACCTCGCCGAACGCTCCTACCGGAGTGGGGTTTTCAAATGAGGATTTAGCCCGAGTCATCGAGAGCTTTGATGGGATCGTGGTAGTGGATGAAGCTTATGCCGATTTCGCCGAAGAAAATGCGACTGAGCTTCTGGTTAAGTACCGGAATTTGGTGGTGACAAGGACATTTTCCAAGTCCTACGGACTCGCGGGTTTGAGGCTAGGATATGCCATGGCCGATCGCGATGTTATCGATGTGCTCGACCGAGTGCGGGATAGCTACAACGTGAATCAGCTGACGCAAGCGGGCGGCCTAGCCGCCTTAAAAGATCAAAGCTATCTGCGAGCAATCGCCGCTAAGATCTGCCGGACTCGAGACTTCTACCGAGCGGAATGGGAAAAGCTAGGATGGTTCTGCTATCCTTCCCAATCCAATTTTCTATTTGTGGAACCGCGTAACGCTGCCGGCGAATGCGGTGCCTCGGTGGCTCAAGATCTCTTCGAGTTTTTCAAGGAGAACAAGATTCTGGTCCGCTATTTCCCTTCCAGTCCCTTGACTGATTCGTTTTTGAGAATCAGTGTGGGCGACGAAGATCAAATGCTCAAAGTGAGCGAAACCATAGAAAAATGGCTGAACAACGTATAG
- the guaA gene encoding glutamine-hydrolyzing GMP synthase codes for MNHQTIAVLDFGSQYTQVIARRIRECNVYSKIYSYKTSAKQLKKDGVIGVILSGGPSSVLAANSPKADPKIFSLGVPVLGICYGVQLIAHLLDGKVEKSKEREYGHGTLKVAKKGSLFRGLPTKLRVWNSHGDRLAKMPTGFSAIASTENSSYAAIADEKRKIYGIQFHPEVDHSEGGINILENFLRKICGCKGDWSMADLARESIEKIREKVGTDRVLLGLSGGVDSSVAAALIHKAIGRQLTCVFVDNGLLRLHERELVVDLYKRNFNMDVRVARAGSKFLKALKGVTDPEKKRKIIGKTFVNVFQDSLKRIGDAKYLAQGTLYPDVIESIAIDGNPAATIKSHHNVGGLPKSMKFELLEPLRELFKDEVRALGSALGLPKEVVWRQPFPGPGLGVRVLGEINKRNLDILRKADAVLHEEMMESELYYKVWQSFCVFLPVRTVGVMGDERTYDNVIALRIVESKDAMTADWSRVPYEVLQRVSTRIINEVEGVNRVVYDLSSKPPGTIEWE; via the coding sequence ATGAATCACCAAACGATCGCGGTCCTCGATTTTGGATCCCAATATACTCAAGTAATCGCTAGGCGGATACGTGAGTGCAATGTCTACTCTAAGATCTATTCCTACAAGACGAGCGCCAAGCAGCTTAAGAAAGACGGAGTGATTGGAGTTATCCTTTCTGGTGGTCCATCCAGCGTATTAGCTGCTAATTCGCCGAAAGCTGATCCCAAGATTTTTTCGCTCGGTGTTCCTGTATTGGGGATCTGCTATGGTGTGCAGTTGATTGCTCACTTGCTAGACGGCAAGGTTGAGAAGAGCAAGGAACGCGAATACGGGCATGGAACCTTGAAGGTTGCGAAAAAGGGTAGTCTGTTCCGTGGCTTGCCCACCAAATTGCGCGTTTGGAATTCGCACGGCGATCGTCTAGCGAAGATGCCGACTGGCTTTTCAGCTATAGCTTCGACTGAAAACTCCAGTTACGCTGCTATCGCAGACGAGAAGCGCAAAATCTACGGAATCCAGTTCCACCCTGAAGTGGATCACTCAGAGGGCGGAATCAATATTTTGGAGAACTTCCTCCGTAAGATCTGTGGCTGCAAAGGCGACTGGTCGATGGCTGACTTGGCTCGCGAGTCCATCGAGAAAATCCGTGAAAAGGTAGGAACTGATCGCGTGCTACTTGGTTTGAGTGGTGGTGTCGATTCTTCCGTAGCAGCGGCGCTCATACACAAGGCTATCGGACGTCAGCTGACTTGCGTGTTCGTAGACAACGGTTTGCTTCGCCTCCATGAACGCGAGTTGGTAGTCGACCTCTACAAGCGCAACTTCAACATGGATGTTCGGGTTGCTCGTGCCGGTAGCAAGTTCTTAAAGGCTTTGAAGGGTGTCACTGATCCTGAAAAGAAGCGTAAGATCATCGGCAAGACCTTTGTTAACGTTTTCCAGGATTCGCTTAAGCGAATTGGAGATGCCAAGTACCTCGCTCAGGGAACGCTTTATCCCGATGTGATTGAAAGCATTGCGATCGACGGTAATCCAGCGGCGACTATCAAGAGCCACCACAACGTAGGTGGTCTGCCTAAGAGCATGAAGTTTGAGTTGCTCGAACCGCTCCGTGAACTGTTCAAAGACGAAGTTCGTGCGCTGGGGTCCGCCCTTGGCCTTCCTAAGGAAGTCGTTTGGCGCCAGCCTTTCCCAGGTCCCGGTTTGGGAGTTCGAGTTTTGGGCGAAATCAACAAGCGGAATCTCGATATCCTTCGCAAGGCAGACGCAGTGCTGCACGAAGAGATGATGGAGTCGGAATTGTACTACAAAGTCTGGCAGTCGTTCTGCGTTTTCCTACCGGTTCGCACTGTCGGTGTGATGGGAGACGAGCGTACCTATGACAATGTGATCGCCCTCAGAATCGTCGAGAGCAAGGACGCAATGACCGCTGATTGGTCGCGCGTTCCTTATGAAGTGCTGCAACGCGTTTCGACTCGAATCATCAATGAAGTGGAAGGCGTCAATCGCGTCGTATACGATTTGAGCTCGAAGCCTCCGGGCACAATCGAGTGGGAGTAG
- a CDS encoding DNA-directed RNA polymerase subunit alpha, which produces MPKRIGKFELPNRLVKVEEGSSSTYAMFHAEPFEAGYGHTIGNSLRRVLLSSIEGAAISSVKIEGVSHEFQSVDGIVEDITDIVLNLKKVLLVCHKREGVKLMINTNRAGAITAADIQPDSNVEIVNPDQIICTLDREMPFTAELEVKVGRGYWPGEENKDEDDPIGVIAIDSLFSPVSLVKYSVEATRVGQITDYDKLLLEVWTDGRITPDDALKQAGAILKHHLDVFDNVSDENYEFEDEGGEVSEEQNKLRKLLNMSVNEIELSVRAANCLNNANITTVGELAMKSEQEMLKYRNFGKKSLNEIKDKLESLGLSLGMKFDERLLDSKKEL; this is translated from the coding sequence ATGCCGAAACGTATTGGAAAGTTCGAACTGCCAAACCGCCTCGTAAAAGTAGAGGAGGGATCCTCATCTACCTATGCGATGTTTCATGCAGAACCCTTCGAAGCGGGTTATGGTCACACGATTGGCAATTCATTGCGTCGCGTACTCCTCAGCTCCATCGAAGGTGCTGCTATCTCTTCGGTTAAGATCGAAGGCGTTAGCCATGAGTTTCAGAGTGTAGATGGTATCGTCGAAGATATCACTGACATTGTTTTGAACCTCAAGAAGGTGCTCCTCGTTTGCCATAAGCGCGAAGGGGTTAAGCTGATGATCAATACCAACCGTGCTGGAGCGATCACTGCGGCGGATATCCAACCGGATTCCAACGTAGAAATAGTCAACCCAGACCAAATCATCTGCACGCTCGATCGTGAGATGCCATTCACGGCGGAATTGGAAGTAAAGGTAGGACGTGGCTACTGGCCAGGTGAGGAGAATAAGGATGAAGATGATCCTATCGGGGTTATCGCAATCGACTCCCTCTTTTCCCCAGTTAGCTTGGTAAAGTACTCAGTTGAAGCGACCCGCGTTGGTCAAATCACTGACTACGACAAGCTCCTATTGGAAGTTTGGACTGACGGACGTATCACACCGGACGATGCTTTGAAGCAAGCAGGAGCGATCCTCAAGCATCACTTGGACGTGTTTGATAACGTTTCCGACGAAAATTATGAGTTCGAAGACGAAGGTGGAGAAGTAAGCGAAGAGCAGAATAAGCTCCGTAAGCTCCTCAACATGAGCGTTAACGAAATCGAGCTTTCTGTCCGTGCTGCCAACTGTCTCAACAACGCGAACATCACCACTGTGGGTGAACTCGCGATGAAGAGTGAGCAAGAAATGCTCAAGTATCGTAACTTCGGTAAGAAGTCCCTCAATGAAATCAAAGACAAGTTGGAGTCTCTCGGACTCTCGCTTGGAATGAAATTTGACGAACGCCTCCTCGATTCCAAGAAGGAGCTATAA
- the hisH gene encoding imidazole glycerol phosphate synthase subunit HisH has protein sequence MSKDIAVINYGMGNLRSVENALAKIGSRPRIVTTPDEVGEAEGLILPGVGALRDCVGGLKAVGFDDFIHGWVKEERPFMGVCLGLQALFEHSEEDDVDGLGVLPGKVVRFKSRPGLTIPHMGWNHAHLKQAGSPYWNELDPEKDRFYFVHSYHIEPEDPSIIMTTTDYDGEFASSVAVGSLMASQFHPEKSQSKGLQLYANFVAKC, from the coding sequence ATGAGCAAAGACATTGCAGTCATCAACTACGGCATGGGCAACTTGCGCAGCGTGGAAAACGCTCTCGCGAAAATCGGCTCTCGCCCGCGCATAGTGACTACTCCTGACGAAGTAGGGGAGGCGGAAGGTTTAATCCTGCCTGGAGTTGGCGCCTTGCGCGATTGTGTGGGCGGACTGAAGGCGGTTGGTTTCGATGATTTCATCCATGGTTGGGTTAAGGAAGAACGTCCGTTTATGGGCGTGTGCCTTGGCCTACAGGCTCTCTTCGAACATTCGGAAGAGGATGATGTGGACGGACTCGGCGTGTTGCCGGGCAAGGTTGTACGTTTCAAGTCACGGCCTGGATTGACCATCCCGCACATGGGCTGGAATCACGCGCACCTAAAGCAGGCAGGCTCGCCTTATTGGAACGAATTGGATCCGGAAAAGGACCGCTTCTATTTCGTGCATAGTTACCACATCGAGCCGGAAGATCCTTCGATCATCATGACCACGACTGACTACGATGGCGAATTCGCCAGTTCCGTCGCGGTTGGCTCCCTGATGGCGAGCCAGTTCCACCCGGAGAAGAGCCAAAGCAAAGGCTTACAGCTCTACGCCAACTTTGTAGCTAAGTGTTAA
- the rpsM gene encoding 30S ribosomal protein S13: MPRILGVDIPANKKLEYSLRYIYGIGPTRSKTILAETGIDPDMRAKDLNEEQINAIMSKIQDLQFVVEGDLRRELTANMKRLQAINSYRGLRHRRGLPVRGQRTKTNARTRKGKVKTQGSLRK, from the coding sequence ATGCCACGTATCCTAGGCGTTGACATTCCAGCCAACAAGAAGCTCGAATATTCTCTCCGTTACATTTACGGTATCGGACCAACTCGTTCAAAGACCATACTCGCAGAAACTGGTATCGACCCAGACATGCGCGCTAAGGATCTTAACGAAGAGCAGATCAATGCTATCATGAGCAAGATTCAGGATCTGCAGTTCGTGGTAGAGGGTGATCTCCGTCGTGAGCTCACAGCCAACATGAAGCGTCTGCAGGCTATCAATAGCTACCGCGGCCTTCGCCATCGTCGTGGTCTACCGGTTCGCGGTCAACGCACCAAGACCAATGCTCGCACTCGCAAGGGTAAGGTTAAAACGCAGGGTTCACTCCGCAAATAA